The Terriglobales bacterium genomic sequence CTTCGATCAGGCGGATCATGGTGTTGGCCTGCGCGCCTTCCAGCTTGATGTAGTTTTGCGGAATCATGGAGATTTCTGACATGGTAATCGGGATGTTGGCCTTCTTTAAGGCTTCGACTACGGCTTCAAAGTTGGCGGGGTCGGTCATGATCTCCCAGTCGTCGCCGTCATCGCGGATATCTTCGCCACCGGCCTCCAGCACAATGTTCATGAGCTGATCTTCTGTGGCCGCTGACTTAGGGACCACGATGTCGCCCTTTTTGTGGAACATCCAGGCGACCGAACCAGCTTCACCCATGTTGCCGCCGTTCTTGCCAAACGCATGGCGGATTTCGCTCACGGTGCGGTTGCGGTTGTCAGTTGAGACCTCAACCAGCATGGCCACGCCACCCGGGCCGTAACCCTCAAAGGTGATCTCTTCGTAGGTCACGCCCGGCAGTTCGCCCGTACCGCGCTGAATGGCGCGCTTGATATTGTCGGCCGGCATGTTCTCGGCTTTGGCCGCAGCCACTGCTCCACGCAGGCGCGGGTTCTTTTCCGGATCGCCGCCCGACTTGGCTGCCATGGTGATTTCTTTAATCAGGCGGGTAAAAATTTTTCCGCGTTTGGCGTCGAGCGCGCCCTTTTTATGTTTGATTGTCGCCCATTTGGAATGGCCGGACATGATGCAACCTCTTCGTTCTCAATTTGAAATTTACT encodes the following:
- a CDS encoding YebC/PmpR family DNA-binding transcriptional regulator; protein product: MSGHSKWATIKHKKGALDAKRGKIFTRLIKEITMAAKSGGDPEKNPRLRGAVAAAKAENMPADNIKRAIQRGTGELPGVTYEEITFEGYGPGGVAMLVEVSTDNRNRTVSEIRHAFGKNGGNMGEAGSVAWMFHKKGDIVVPKSAATEDQLMNIVLEAGGEDIRDDGDDWEIMTDPANFEAVVEALKKANIPITMSEISMIPQNYIKLEGAQANTMIRLIEALEDHDDVQHVYSNFDVDVKQLQEAAS